Proteins encoded together in one Prochlorococcus marinus str. MIT 9211 window:
- a CDS encoding cofactor assembly of complex C subunit B, producing MSASYISTFVLTLLLAIGLAFFLRAASKDRTTVVDVSSKLPPLEVLSGISNWLESRGWKREGGDIERKVLRFQGNVLFSPLLAVFLSILCALGGGCLGLVICQLFPVIAWWPLVLVGLGPLAGLFYRQRAFRIESVELQLISSTEDSSSVLRLRAHRDELIAMESELGKNLALESDGSLVSSPI from the coding sequence ATGTCAGCTTCGTACATCTCAACTTTTGTGCTAACTCTTTTACTAGCAATTGGATTGGCTTTTTTCCTTCGAGCTGCCAGTAAAGATAGAACAACTGTTGTAGATGTTTCCTCTAAATTGCCTCCTCTGGAAGTGCTTAGTGGAATTAGTAATTGGTTGGAATCAAGGGGGTGGAAACGAGAAGGAGGAGATATTGAAAGAAAAGTTCTTCGTTTTCAGGGGAATGTGTTATTTAGCCCTTTATTAGCTGTGTTTTTATCGATTTTGTGTGCTTTAGGAGGAGGCTGTTTGGGCTTAGTGATTTGTCAACTCTTCCCAGTGATTGCCTGGTGGCCATTGGTCCTTGTTGGTTTAGGACCTCTTGCCGGTTTATTTTATCGTCAACGTGCTTTTAGAATAGAGTCTGTTGAGCTGCAGTTGATTAGCTCTACAGAAGATTCAAGTAGTGTTTTGCGTTTAAGAGCCCATAGAGATGAGTTGATAGCGATGGAGTCAGAACTTGGCAAGAATCTTGCCTTGGAAAGTGATGGTTCTTTAGTTTCATCTCCAATTTGA
- a CDS encoding sensor histidine kinase, translating into MTNQITISSIQQRMAEGVPSGRVDEQIVRRLWWAALDTLQDEILLPMNLSKGLWLAAPLPALYEPKLLERLDGWVWAPDELSSLHYPNAALLPPSRTRSIHHDSTASFNRFPLREEDGHDPLLMIITPEVQVAIALQGKPGERNLLMRSDPETLKDLLKMLDLRLNNENSKQANHVREALAGLGQLRSNEDLSGIFWPLLASKMARIAPSLNIQTLPDKENVDELDNQTSGEILLLEALTHEVRTPLATIRTLIRSLLRRKDLSNVVLSRLKQIDTECTEQIDRFGLIFNAVELERNETKQSSLASTDLGEMLQMLYPAWSKQLDRRGIKLHLDLIPDLPHVLSDPQRLELMLGGLIDRNTRGLEPGGMLVLALRPAGQRLKLQIMGKPFHLKEKRNIANEENSDLGTVLSWNPSTGSLQLTQAATQRLLASLGGRLTRRRDSGLTIFFPIAGIK; encoded by the coding sequence GTGACTAATCAAATCACAATTAGTTCTATTCAGCAGCGCATGGCAGAAGGTGTTCCTTCTGGAAGAGTTGATGAACAAATTGTTAGAAGATTGTGGTGGGCAGCATTAGATACTTTGCAAGACGAAATTCTATTGCCAATGAATTTAAGTAAGGGATTATGGCTTGCTGCACCTTTGCCTGCATTGTATGAACCTAAATTATTGGAGCGATTAGATGGTTGGGTTTGGGCTCCGGATGAATTATCAAGTTTGCATTATCCAAATGCGGCTCTTTTGCCACCTTCTAGGACAAGATCAATTCATCATGATTCGACAGCAAGCTTTAATAGATTTCCATTGAGAGAAGAAGATGGACATGATCCTTTATTGATGATAATTACACCAGAAGTTCAAGTCGCAATTGCTCTACAAGGCAAGCCTGGGGAAAGAAATTTGTTGATGCGCAGTGATCCAGAAACTTTGAAAGATTTGTTGAAAATGTTGGACTTGAGGTTAAATAATGAAAACTCTAAGCAAGCAAATCATGTTCGAGAAGCATTGGCTGGTTTAGGGCAATTAAGAAGCAATGAAGATCTTTCAGGTATTTTTTGGCCACTACTAGCTTCAAAAATGGCAAGGATTGCTCCTAGCCTAAATATTCAGACATTGCCAGATAAAGAGAATGTTGATGAACTTGACAATCAAACTAGTGGAGAAATTTTGCTTTTAGAAGCCCTAACCCATGAAGTAAGAACCCCACTTGCAACTATAAGAACTCTAATTAGGTCACTTTTGCGAAGAAAAGATCTTTCTAATGTTGTTCTCTCTAGGCTCAAACAAATAGATACTGAATGCACAGAACAGATAGATAGGTTTGGTTTGATTTTCAATGCAGTAGAGCTAGAAAGAAATGAAACCAAGCAATCCAGCCTTGCAAGCACTGATCTTGGAGAAATGCTTCAGATGCTTTATCCAGCATGGAGTAAACAATTGGATCGACGAGGTATAAAGCTTCACTTAGATTTAATACCTGATTTACCTCACGTGCTTAGTGATCCCCAACGATTGGAGTTGATGTTAGGAGGCCTTATAGATAGAAATACTAGGGGGTTGGAACCTGGAGGGATGCTTGTATTAGCACTTCGTCCTGCAGGCCAACGTTTAAAGCTTCAAATAATGGGTAAACCCTTTCATTTAAAAGAGAAAAGGAATATTGCCAATGAGGAGAACTCTGACCTTGGAACAGTTCTTAGTTGGAACCCAAGTACAGGGAGCTTGCAATTAACACAAGCTGCAACTCAGAGATTATTGGCCAGTCTTGGCGGGCGATTGACTAGAAGGAGAGATAGTGGGCTCACAATTTTTTTCCCGATTGCAGGAATTAAATAA
- a CDS encoding photosystem I reaction center subunit II PsaD encodes MTEVLKGSLPQSIGSTGGLLNSAETEEKYAITWSSKKSQAFELPTGGAAVMNEGENLMYFARKEQCLALGTQLRSFKPRIEDYKIYRIFPGGDTEFLHPKDGVFPEKVNEGRSIINHNPRRIGQNPNPASIKFTDKNTFDS; translated from the coding sequence ATGACAGAAGTTTTAAAAGGCAGTCTTCCTCAAAGCATTGGAAGTACCGGTGGATTACTCAATTCTGCTGAAACTGAAGAAAAGTATGCAATAACCTGGAGCAGTAAAAAGTCTCAGGCTTTTGAACTCCCTACTGGTGGTGCTGCAGTTATGAATGAAGGGGAGAATCTTATGTATTTTGCTCGAAAAGAACAATGCTTAGCTTTAGGCACCCAATTAAGATCTTTCAAGCCAAGAATTGAAGATTATAAGATTTATAGGATCTTCCCAGGAGGGGATACAGAGTTTTTGCATCCTAAGGATGGTGTATTCCCTGAGAAGGTTAATGAAGGCCGCAGCATCATTAATCATAATCCTCGCAGGATTGGTCAAAATCCCAACCCAGCAAGTATTAAATTTACTGATAAAAACACTTTCGACTCTTAA
- a CDS encoding lipid-A-disaccharide synthase-related protein, with the protein MQSSALPLGHAAEGNKDFTSGDRISQTTKDLLVLSNGHGEDLIALRILEALHLLEPSLTFEVLPLVGEGKAFEKAVYEKWLIKIGPSFRLPSGGFSNQSFSGLIRDISAGVFCFAYKHWRYVRRSALHGKVILAVGDLLPLFFAWSGGGMYGFIGTPKSDYTWTSSSGALLSDYYHRCKGSEWDPWEWVLMRSLRCKFVGVRDKLTARGLQRKSIRAFAPGNPMMDGFHKAECPQDLLMFRRLLLLCGSRMPEALMNFRRLISAALQIKSPTPLAILVTTGADPSLHELELCLEKLGFSKFCLQNNSLGVDTFWQKDRFRVFIGIGKFHEWATYAEIGLANAGTATEQLVGLGTPCVSLPGKGPQFKKSFAMRQARLLGGAVFPCRNSKHLAESVEVLLRNDSFREQLSLQGVKRMGAHGGSAALAQFALELLVRS; encoded by the coding sequence TTGCAATCCTCTGCCTTACCACTTGGCCATGCCGCCGAAGGAAATAAAGATTTTACCTCTGGGGATCGTATCAGTCAGACGACCAAAGATCTTTTAGTTCTTTCTAATGGACACGGTGAAGATCTTATAGCCCTTAGGATTTTAGAGGCTCTACATCTCTTGGAACCAAGCTTAACCTTTGAGGTACTCCCTTTGGTTGGAGAAGGTAAGGCTTTTGAAAAGGCAGTTTATGAAAAGTGGTTAATCAAAATAGGACCTTCTTTTCGCTTGCCTAGTGGAGGATTTAGTAATCAAAGCTTTTCAGGATTGATTCGAGATATTTCTGCAGGTGTCTTTTGTTTTGCTTATAAGCATTGGCGGTATGTCAGACGATCTGCATTACATGGGAAAGTGATTCTTGCAGTTGGGGATTTGTTGCCTTTGTTTTTTGCCTGGAGTGGTGGCGGTATGTATGGGTTTATTGGGACTCCCAAAAGCGATTACACATGGACATCATCTTCAGGGGCTTTGTTGAGTGATTATTATCATCGCTGCAAAGGCTCAGAATGGGACCCTTGGGAATGGGTTTTGATGAGATCTTTAAGATGTAAATTTGTAGGAGTTAGAGATAAGTTGACTGCTAGAGGTTTACAGCGGAAGTCAATTAGGGCTTTTGCTCCAGGCAATCCAATGATGGATGGTTTTCATAAAGCTGAATGTCCACAAGACTTATTAATGTTTAGAAGATTGTTATTGCTTTGTGGAAGTAGAATGCCAGAGGCATTGATGAATTTTCGAAGATTAATATCTGCAGCTTTGCAAATTAAAAGTCCAACACCATTAGCAATTTTGGTTACTACTGGGGCAGACCCATCTCTACATGAGCTTGAGCTATGTTTAGAGAAATTAGGCTTTTCGAAATTTTGTTTGCAAAACAATTCATTAGGTGTAGATACCTTTTGGCAGAAGGATCGATTTAGGGTTTTTATTGGTATTGGAAAATTTCATGAGTGGGCCACTTATGCTGAGATTGGCCTTGCAAATGCAGGCACTGCTACTGAGCAATTAGTAGGACTTGGTACTCCTTGTGTTTCATTGCCAGGTAAAGGTCCACAATTTAAAAAATCATTTGCAATGCGTCAGGCTCGCCTGCTAGGTGGAGCTGTCTTTCCTTGTAGAAATTCCAAACATTTAGCCGAATCAGTTGAGGTGCTGCTTCGCAATGACTCATTTCGCGAACAGTTATCTTTGCAAGGAGTAAAGAGAATGGGCGCGCATGGTGGAAGTGCAGCTTTAGCACAATTTGCTTTAGAATTATTAGTAAGGAGTTAA
- a CDS encoding ribonuclease D, producing the protein MPLPPSSPKTFHILDRDLDEKSFKEFSTKASLAIDTEAMGLMHGRDRLCLVQICDESDNVICIRIERNQKSAPLLKNLLENPSIQKIFHFARFDVAALEVNLDIKVTPIFCTKVASKIGRTYSPRHGLKEVVMELVNVELDKQAQSSDWGAVEDLSAKQLAYAANDVRYLIKAKEKLEHMLKREGRWELTTKCFQCIPVMSELDIYRFGNIFEH; encoded by the coding sequence ATGCCTCTACCACCTAGTTCACCCAAAACTTTTCATATTCTTGATAGAGATCTTGATGAAAAAAGCTTCAAAGAATTCAGCACTAAGGCTTCTTTAGCTATAGACACTGAAGCAATGGGATTGATGCATGGTCGAGACCGGTTATGCCTTGTCCAAATTTGTGATGAATCTGACAACGTTATATGCATAAGAATTGAACGCAATCAAAAATCAGCACCTCTTTTAAAAAACCTTTTAGAGAACCCGTCAATTCAAAAGATTTTTCATTTTGCTCGCTTTGATGTTGCCGCCCTTGAAGTGAATCTTGATATTAAAGTTACTCCTATTTTTTGTACAAAAGTTGCTAGCAAAATTGGTCGGACATATAGTCCTCGCCATGGACTCAAGGAAGTAGTGATGGAGCTAGTAAATGTAGAACTAGACAAACAAGCTCAAAGTAGTGATTGGGGAGCAGTTGAAGATCTTAGTGCCAAGCAACTAGCCTATGCTGCAAATGATGTGAGATACCTAATCAAAGCCAAAGAGAAGTTGGAGCATATGCTGAAGAGAGAAGGGCGATGGGAATTAACTACAAAATGCTTCCAATGCATCCCTGTAATGTCGGAACTAGATATTTACCGTTTTGGGAATATCTTTGAACATTAG
- a CDS encoding anthranilate synthase component I family protein: MHISDQDSFLEAASRGLTFIPLVHSWPADLETPLSTWLKVGEGHPPGVLLESVEGGETLGRWSVVATDPLWIATARGNSLKREWRDGQCDEIQGNPFEVIREWLLPYRTEPIDGLPCIGQLYGIWGYELIQWVEPKVSVFARTKSDPPDGVWMFMDRVLIFDQVKRVINAVSYGDLTCNDQPLQAYEKAAQRSKDLQVLLQSPLPSLKPLQWQSTTETPNSVKSNTTQVKFKNAVKSAKEYIKKGDIFQIVLSQKLRTQVPNKPFEIYRSLRMVNPSPFMAFFDFGDWQLIGSSPEVMVQAKPSEKGIYASLRPIAGTRPRGINEMEDKTLERELLSDPKEIAEHVMLVDLGRNDLGRVCRSGTVEVKELMVIEKYSHVMHIVSEVEGMLREDKDVWDLLMAAFPAGTVSGAPKIRAMQLINELETQPRGPYSGVYGSMDLNGALNTAITIRTMVVSSHSNNISNVQVQAGAGVVADSIPANEFQETMNKAKGLLTALGCLERSDS; this comes from the coding sequence ATGCATATATCAGATCAGGATTCATTTTTAGAAGCAGCTTCTAGAGGATTAACTTTTATTCCACTGGTTCACAGTTGGCCTGCAGACCTTGAGACACCATTATCAACATGGTTGAAGGTTGGTGAAGGCCATCCTCCAGGGGTTCTTCTTGAATCTGTAGAGGGAGGCGAAACTCTTGGGAGATGGAGTGTAGTTGCTACCGATCCTCTTTGGATAGCAACTGCTAGAGGGAATAGTCTCAAAAGGGAGTGGCGTGACGGACAATGCGACGAAATACAAGGCAATCCTTTTGAAGTTATTAGGGAATGGCTTCTTCCATATCGTACTGAGCCTATTGACGGCTTACCTTGCATAGGTCAATTGTATGGAATATGGGGTTATGAATTGATTCAATGGGTAGAGCCAAAAGTTTCAGTGTTTGCAAGGACTAAAAGTGATCCTCCTGATGGAGTGTGGATGTTTATGGATAGAGTTTTAATTTTTGATCAGGTTAAAAGAGTGATTAATGCAGTCTCGTATGGAGATTTGACATGCAATGATCAACCACTTCAGGCATATGAAAAGGCTGCACAAAGAAGCAAAGATTTGCAAGTTCTTTTGCAATCCCCACTTCCTTCGCTGAAACCTCTTCAATGGCAATCAACAACTGAGACTCCAAACTCAGTAAAGAGTAATACCACTCAAGTCAAATTTAAGAATGCAGTTAAATCAGCTAAGGAATACATAAAAAAAGGAGATATTTTTCAAATTGTCCTTAGTCAGAAATTAAGAACTCAGGTTCCTAATAAACCTTTTGAGATTTATCGAAGTTTGCGCATGGTGAATCCTTCGCCGTTTATGGCTTTTTTTGATTTTGGTGATTGGCAACTTATTGGATCTAGTCCTGAAGTGATGGTTCAAGCAAAGCCCAGTGAAAAAGGTATCTATGCAAGCTTGAGACCTATTGCAGGTACAAGACCTAGAGGTATCAATGAAATGGAAGATAAAACATTAGAACGCGAATTATTATCTGATCCAAAAGAAATAGCAGAGCATGTAATGCTAGTGGATTTAGGACGTAATGATTTGGGCAGGGTTTGTCGATCTGGGACTGTTGAAGTTAAAGAGTTGATGGTGATTGAAAAGTATTCTCATGTGATGCATATTGTTAGTGAAGTAGAAGGAATGCTTAGAGAAGATAAGGATGTATGGGATCTACTAATGGCAGCTTTCCCTGCTGGCACGGTTTCTGGAGCACCTAAGATAAGAGCAATGCAGTTAATCAATGAATTAGAAACTCAGCCTCGAGGACCATATTCAGGGGTATATGGATCAATGGATTTAAATGGAGCATTAAATACAGCAATTACCATTAGAACTATGGTTGTATCCTCTCATTCAAACAATATTTCAAATGTGCAAGTTCAAGCAGGTGCAGGTGTAGTTGCTGACTCAATCCCTGCAAATGAATTCCAAGAAACTATGAATAAAGCTAAAGGCTTGCTCACTGCACTAGGATGTCTTGAGCGGTCTGATTCATGA
- the purM gene encoding phosphoribosylformylglycinamidine cyclo-ligase, translating to MDYKTAGVDVKAGRAFVDLIKTSVNETSRPEVIGGIGGFGGFMRLPHGLENPVLVAGTDGVGTKLELAQDYHAHFGVGIDLVAMCVNDVITSGAEPLLFLDYIATGKLAPKDLSEVVKGIAEGCKKSNCVLLGGETAEMPGFYSKGRYDLAGFCLAVVEEKKIIDGSTIKAGDQIIGVQSNGLHSNGFSLVRKVLGMSGANKSILVDTKKTPLIDSLLQPTALYVELVQSLLKHTIPIKGMAHITGGGLPENLPRCLPNGLNAFIEPGSWDIPEIFFWLKKAGHIPEDDWWNTFNLGIGFCLVVSTDQVEAALEICTEIGWDAWTIGRVQEPTVPGQQRLIGLPE from the coding sequence ATGGATTACAAGACAGCTGGAGTTGATGTGAAAGCGGGTAGAGCCTTTGTTGATTTGATTAAAACAAGTGTCAATGAAACCTCTCGCCCAGAAGTGATTGGTGGAATCGGAGGATTTGGTGGCTTTATGCGTTTACCGCATGGTTTGGAGAATCCTGTCTTGGTTGCTGGAACAGATGGTGTTGGTACCAAACTCGAGTTAGCACAGGATTATCACGCTCATTTTGGAGTGGGTATCGACTTAGTTGCTATGTGTGTAAATGATGTGATTACTAGTGGTGCTGAACCATTACTTTTTCTTGACTATATAGCTACTGGAAAGCTTGCCCCAAAAGACTTGTCTGAAGTTGTAAAAGGTATTGCAGAAGGCTGTAAAAAGTCTAACTGTGTTCTCTTAGGTGGAGAAACCGCAGAGATGCCTGGGTTTTATTCAAAAGGTCGTTATGACTTGGCTGGCTTCTGTTTGGCTGTGGTGGAAGAAAAAAAGATTATTGATGGGAGCACAATTAAAGCTGGTGATCAGATTATTGGTGTTCAAAGCAATGGACTACATAGCAATGGATTCAGCCTTGTACGAAAAGTTCTTGGAATGTCTGGTGCAAATAAGTCAATTTTGGTTGACACAAAGAAAACCCCTTTAATTGACTCCTTATTACAGCCGACCGCTTTATATGTTGAATTAGTTCAGAGCCTTCTTAAACACACTATTCCTATTAAGGGAATGGCCCATATTACAGGAGGTGGTTTGCCAGAAAATTTGCCTAGGTGCTTACCTAATGGGTTAAATGCTTTTATTGAACCTGGTAGTTGGGATATTCCAGAAATTTTCTTCTGGTTAAAAAAAGCAGGACATATTCCAGAAGATGATTGGTGGAATACTTTTAACTTAGGTATTGGTTTTTGTTTAGTGGTTTCAACTGATCAAGTTGAAGCAGCATTGGAAATATGCACAGAAATTGGCTGGGATGCATGGACCATTGGTCGAGTTCAAGAACCCACTGTTCCAGGGCAGCAACGATTGATAGGTCTTCCTGAGTAG
- the hemF gene encoding oxygen-dependent coproporphyrinogen oxidase encodes MSLEHLSQPPANSRQRAKELVLSLQDQICNGLEAVDGEGTFKEETWERPEGGGGRSRVMSEGRVLEQGGVNFSEVQGQELPPSIINQRPEAKGHPWFATGTSMVLHPKNPYIPTVHLNYRYFEAGPVWWFGGGADLTPYYPYLSDTKHFHKTLQQACDSINPLLHKVFKPWCDEYFFLKHRNETRGVGGIFFDYQDGSGNLYKGQDPKGPAAKIANELGKHPMNWEELFALAKACGNAFLPSYIPIIEKRQNQSFTERERQFQLYRRGRYVEFNLVWDRGTIFGLQTNGRTESILMSLPPLARWEYGYKAEKGSREELLTNVFTKPQEWFNDKTLEEKCHPLEAVD; translated from the coding sequence GTGTCATTGGAACACCTTTCTCAGCCTCCTGCAAATTCGAGACAGAGGGCCAAAGAACTTGTACTTTCGCTACAAGATCAAATATGTAATGGCCTTGAAGCAGTAGATGGTGAAGGAACTTTCAAGGAAGAGACATGGGAAAGACCTGAAGGAGGCGGGGGCAGGTCAAGAGTAATGAGTGAAGGAAGAGTTCTTGAACAAGGAGGGGTCAACTTCTCTGAAGTACAAGGACAGGAACTCCCCCCATCAATAATTAATCAACGACCTGAAGCCAAAGGGCATCCCTGGTTTGCAACTGGGACTTCTATGGTCCTTCATCCAAAAAATCCCTATATTCCAACTGTTCATCTCAATTACCGTTATTTCGAAGCTGGTCCAGTTTGGTGGTTTGGCGGTGGTGCAGATCTAACACCTTACTATCCATACTTAAGCGATACCAAGCATTTCCACAAAACTCTCCAGCAAGCTTGTGATTCCATAAATCCCTTACTGCATAAGGTTTTCAAGCCATGGTGTGATGAATATTTCTTTCTAAAGCACAGGAATGAAACAAGAGGCGTAGGTGGTATTTTCTTTGACTACCAAGATGGATCAGGAAATTTATATAAGGGTCAAGACCCTAAAGGGCCCGCTGCAAAAATTGCAAATGAACTAGGCAAGCATCCTATGAATTGGGAGGAACTCTTTGCATTGGCAAAAGCATGCGGGAATGCTTTTCTACCTTCTTATATCCCAATCATCGAAAAGCGACAGAATCAATCATTTACGGAGCGAGAAAGACAATTTCAGCTGTATAGACGAGGAAGATATGTTGAATTTAATTTGGTATGGGATAGAGGAACAATTTTCGGTCTTCAGACAAACGGTAGAACGGAGTCAATACTAATGTCTCTCCCTCCTTTAGCAAGATGGGAATATGGCTACAAGGCAGAGAAGGGATCAAGAGAAGAACTACTCACTAATGTGTTTACTAAGCCTCAAGAATGGTTTAACGATAAGACTTTGGAAGAAAAATGTCATCCGTTAGAAGCTGTGGATTAA
- the rodA gene encoding rod shape-determining protein RodA — MLASFSVMRSKKLYRRFIPFSGKFKEFEFIIWLIPSTLVFISGLLIASTQRQVDYASWYQHWITAGFGLVLTLLLAQVPLERLRSLLLPLYIITISSLLAVRFIGTSALGAQRWLSIGGINLQPSEIAKITLILILAALLERQKFNNPIQLWRPLLVILIPWLLVFIQPDLGTSLVFGAVLLIMLYWSGMPFEWGLIVLSGLVTSIFSGVLPWFLFVWIPFVGFMAYRSLPNKKLVAILTMGMQSLIAAVTPWLWMNGLKDYQRDRLILFLDPGKDPLGGGYHLIQSNIGIGSGGFFGTGLFQGQLTKLRFIPEQHTDFIFSALGEETGFLGTILVVIAFLTLILRILNIARDAHTDFESLVVIGIGSMFMFQVIVNIFMTIGLGPITGIPLPFMSYGRTALLVNFTSLGFCLSVARRGRSFNKNW; from the coding sequence ATGCTGGCATCATTCTCTGTTATGAGAAGTAAAAAACTGTATCGAAGGTTTATTCCTTTTTCTGGAAAATTTAAAGAGTTTGAATTTATAATTTGGCTTATTCCTTCCACTTTAGTTTTTATATCAGGGTTATTAATCGCTAGTACGCAGAGGCAAGTTGATTATGCTAGTTGGTATCAACATTGGATTACTGCTGGTTTTGGTTTAGTTTTAACTCTCCTCTTAGCTCAAGTTCCTCTGGAAAGACTTCGTTCTCTCTTGCTGCCTTTATACATCATCACAATCTCTTCCCTTTTAGCAGTAAGGTTTATAGGAACATCAGCTTTAGGTGCTCAACGGTGGTTAAGCATTGGTGGAATAAATCTTCAACCATCTGAAATTGCCAAGATAACTTTGATACTTATCTTGGCGGCATTACTTGAGCGCCAAAAGTTTAATAATCCAATACAACTATGGCGGCCATTATTGGTTATTCTCATACCTTGGCTTTTAGTTTTTATACAACCAGATTTAGGGACTTCGCTTGTTTTTGGAGCAGTATTACTGATCATGCTTTATTGGTCAGGCATGCCTTTTGAATGGGGCTTAATAGTTTTATCTGGATTAGTTACTTCAATTTTCTCTGGAGTATTGCCTTGGTTTCTATTCGTTTGGATTCCTTTTGTTGGTTTTATGGCCTATCGCTCTTTGCCTAATAAAAAGCTTGTAGCAATTTTGACTATGGGTATGCAATCCCTAATTGCAGCTGTAACTCCTTGGCTTTGGATGAATGGCCTCAAAGATTATCAAAGAGATAGATTGATTTTATTTTTAGACCCAGGAAAGGACCCTCTAGGTGGCGGTTATCATTTAATTCAAAGTAATATTGGCATTGGTTCCGGAGGTTTCTTTGGCACAGGTTTGTTCCAAGGTCAATTGACAAAATTAAGATTTATTCCAGAACAACACACTGATTTTATTTTCAGTGCATTAGGAGAAGAAACAGGTTTTTTAGGGACAATCTTGGTCGTTATAGCTTTTTTAACTTTGATTCTAAGGATATTAAATATTGCTCGAGATGCTCATACAGATTTTGAATCTTTAGTTGTAATAGGCATTGGATCAATGTTTATGTTCCAAGTTATTGTTAATATTTTTATGACTATTGGACTTGGTCCAATAACTGGAATTCCTCTGCCATTTATGAGTTATGGACGAACAGCCTTATTAGTTAACTTTACTTCATTAGGTTTTTGTTTATCTGTTGCACGTAGAGGAAGATCATTTAATAAAAATTGGTGA
- a CDS encoding Mrp/NBP35 family ATP-binding protein, giving the protein MTTAEEAIKALSSIKDSGTGKSLLELGWLDQIRINPPRASVRLNLPNFANSQRQGIAQEIRTYLEKFDDIDAVQIELANSPQQGEIGKAGHGEMQPVQAINGVKNIVAVTSGKGGVGKSTVAVNLACALAQKGLKVGLLDADIYGPNTPTMLGVAQKTPEVFGQGAEQKIIPIESAGIAMVSMGFLIDEDQPVIWRGPMLNGIIRQFLYQTSWGERDVLVVDMPPGTGDAQLSLAQAVPITGVLVVTTPQKVSLQDARRGLAMFKQMDIPILGVIENMTFFVTPDPPERKYSLFGSGGGEQLAKENSVPLLAQIPMEMPVLEGGNEGWPIVKRYPDSLSAKAFKELAISIVKTIKIN; this is encoded by the coding sequence ATGACCACTGCCGAAGAAGCTATTAAAGCTCTTTCTTCAATCAAAGATTCTGGAACTGGAAAATCATTATTAGAACTCGGCTGGCTAGATCAAATTAGAATTAATCCCCCACGAGCCAGTGTGCGCCTTAATCTTCCTAATTTCGCCAATAGCCAAAGGCAGGGCATAGCTCAAGAAATTAGGACTTATTTAGAGAAGTTTGATGATATTGATGCCGTTCAAATTGAATTAGCCAATTCACCTCAGCAAGGAGAGATTGGTAAAGCAGGGCATGGGGAGATGCAGCCGGTTCAAGCCATTAATGGCGTGAAAAATATTGTTGCAGTTACTAGTGGGAAAGGAGGTGTTGGGAAAAGCACTGTGGCTGTAAATCTTGCATGCGCACTAGCTCAGAAAGGATTAAAAGTTGGTTTGTTGGATGCAGATATTTATGGTCCTAATACACCCACAATGCTAGGTGTGGCTCAAAAGACCCCTGAAGTATTTGGGCAAGGAGCGGAACAAAAGATTATTCCAATCGAAAGCGCTGGAATAGCCATGGTTTCAATGGGATTTTTAATTGATGAAGATCAACCAGTGATTTGGCGAGGTCCAATGCTGAATGGAATTATTAGGCAATTTCTTTATCAAACTTCCTGGGGTGAGAGAGATGTTTTAGTTGTTGATATGCCTCCAGGTACTGGCGATGCTCAACTTTCCCTTGCTCAGGCAGTTCCCATAACTGGCGTGTTGGTTGTCACTACTCCACAGAAAGTTTCACTTCAAGATGCCAGAAGAGGTTTGGCGATGTTTAAGCAAATGGATATACCAATCTTGGGCGTAATAGAAAATATGACTTTTTTCGTGACACCTGATCCACCGGAAAGAAAATACTCATTGTTTGGCTCCGGTGGAGGTGAACAGCTTGCTAAAGAAAATAGTGTTCCTCTTTTAGCTCAGATCCCTATGGAGATGCCAGTTTTGGAAGGTGGTAATGAAGGATGGCCAATAGTCAAGAGATATCCTGACTCTCTTAGTGCAAAAGCTTTTAAAGAGCTTGCTATTTCTATTGTAAAAACTATCAAAATTAATTAA